A segment of the Bdellovibrionota bacterium genome:
CTGTACTTTCAATAGCTTCTCGCACTTCGCGTCAGAAGTTTGTGAATTTTTCCGGGTTTAAGGTGGAGGGTCTGGATGCCAAAAAACCTACTCGTGGCGGATGACAGCGTAGTCATTCAGAAATCGATCGGGATTACGTTTGCTCAAGAAGATTTTTCCATCACCTACGTAACCAACGGAAATGACGCTGTAACCAAGGCGAAGCAGATAAAGCCGGATTGCATCCTGGCGGATGTGGTTATGCCCACCAAGAGCGGTTACGACGTTTGCCTGACCCTCAAGCAGGATCCACAACTGCGGGCGATTCCGGTCATTCTTCTTGCAGGCTCGACGGAGCCTTACGACGAGGCCCGGGGAAAATCCGTAGGAGCCGAAGGGTACATCATTAAACCGTTTGAATCCCAGGCCTTGATCGACCGAGTGAAAGACGCCATCGTGAAAGGCAAGAGCGGTGCGACCACGGTTCCGGCGGCCGCATCGCCGCCTGCACGACCGACTCCGCCTCCATCTGCTCCCATTGCCGTCCAAGCGCCTCCCGCTCCTTCTCCCGCGGCAACGATCGCGGGTCAGTCACCGATTTCCCGAGACGCCCCGGCCCTGGATTTAGATATTGGAGCCTCTGAAACGGATACCATTTCACCAGCGGGATCCACATTTGAATTGTCGCTCGACGAGCCGACCCAAGTGGTTGACCCAG
Coding sequences within it:
- a CDS encoding response regulator, translating into MPKNLLVADDSVVIQKSIGITFAQEDFSITYVTNGNDAVTKAKQIKPDCILADVVMPTKSGYDVCLTLKQDPQLRAIPVILLAGSTEPYDEARGKSVGAEGYIIKPFESQALIDRVKDAIVKGKSGATTVPAAASPPARPTPPPSAPIAVQAPPAPSPAATIAGQSPISRDAPALDLDIGASETDTISPAGSTFELSLDEPTQVVDPGASAMEEAPAAESATLPGSDFWDLTSAPAAAAPDEPAAAPAETPDSNAWGTISAGSWEEIEKTSAPPDAMADMAPAEPAKEVPPPAPPSAGSDEFGFDLSSAGSEGAAITDAAGGAAFDFSAPEAAPVAAEPEPITSPVFAATAAPTALSLSDRQIEAIVAKVFQKVIERIAWEVVPDLAETIIKEELTRLTQEKS